One stretch of Emys orbicularis isolate rEmyOrb1 chromosome 7, rEmyOrb1.hap1, whole genome shotgun sequence DNA includes these proteins:
- the ESRRA gene encoding steroid hormone receptor ERR1: protein MEIQGVDPWGNTDTWTDLETCREATPAMSSRDHRAEFFIKTEPASPDSLAQRSPSGSSDASGPPHDPEPGALTRRRHDNNPDEVLPRGKYVLSSLPKRLCLVCGDVASGYHYGVASCEACKAFFKRTIQGSIEYSCPASNECEITKRRRKACQACRFTKCLRVGMLKEGVRLDRVRGGRQKYKRRPEVDGAPFPNTFATPQIATATSKKPAPINPMVSHLLVAEPEKLYAMPDPALPDGPLRATSALCDLADREIVVIIGWAKNIPGFPALSLADQMSVLQSAWLEVLVLGVAWRSLPCEDEVVFAEDFALDEEGARAAGLWELSAALLQLVRKYRALRLEREEYVLLKALALANSDSVHIEDMAAVQRLRDVLHEALLEYEGSRRPEEPRRAGKLLLTLPLLRQTAARALHHFYGIKLGGKVPMHKLFLEMLEAMMD, encoded by the exons ATGGAGATCCAGGGGGTGGATCCCTGGGGAAACACAGACACCTGGACAGACCTGGAGACTTGCAGGGAG GCCACCCCAGCCATGTCGTCTCGGGATCACCGTGCTGAGTTCTTCATCAAGACGGAGCCGGCCTCCCCGGACAGCCTGGCCCAGCGCAGCCCCAGCGGCTCCTCCGATGCCAGTGGTCCTCCCCATGACCCCGAGCCAGGGGCACTGACCCGCCGGCGCCATGACAACAACCCTGATGAAGTCTTGCCCCGGGGCAAGTATGTGCTGAGCTCCCTGCCCAAGCGCCTGTGCCTGGTGTGCGGGGACGTGGCCTCGGGGTATCACTACGGCGTGGCCTCCTGTGAGGCCTGCAAAGCCTTCTTCAAGCGCACTATACAAG GCAGTATCGAGTACAGCTGCCCAGCCAGTAACGAATGCGAGATCACCAAGCGGCGCCGCAAAGCCTGCCAGGCCTGTCGGTTCACCAAGTGCCTGCGCGTCGGCATGCTCAAGGAAG GGGTGCGGCTGGACCGTGTGCGAGGGGGACGCCAGAAATACAAGCGCCGCCCTGAGGTGGATGGGGCCCCATTCCCGAACACATTCGCCACCCCCCAGATTGCCACAGCGACCAGCAAGAAACCAG CCCCCATTAACCCCATGGTGTCCCACCTGCTGGTGGCGGAGCCTGAGAAGCTGTATGCAATGCCTGACCCAGCGCTGCCCGATGGGCCCCTCCGTGCCACCAGCGCCCTGTGTGACCTGGCTGACCGCGAGATCGTCGTCATCATTGGCTGGGCCAAGAACATCCCAG GGTTCCCGGCGCTGTCGCTGGCCGATCAGATGAGTGTGCTGCAGAGCGCCTGGCTGGAGGTGCTGGTGCTGGGTGTGGCCTGGCGTTCGCTCCCCTGCGAGGACGAGGTGGTCTTTGCGGAGGACTTTGCGCTGGACGAGGAAGGGGCGCGCgcggcagggctctgggagcTGAGCGCTGCCCTCCTGCAGCTGGTGCGCAAGTACCGTGCCCTGCGGCTGGAGCGCGAGGAATACGTGCTGCTCAAGGCCCTGGCACTCGCCAACTCAG ACTCGGTGCACATTGAGGACATGGCAGCGGTGCAGCGGCTGCGGGACGTGCTGCATGAGGCCCTGCTGGAGTACGAGGGCAGCCGACGGCCGGAGGAGCCGCGCCGGGCGGGGAAGCTGCTGCTAACGCTGCCCCTGCTGCGCCAGACGGCTGCCCGCGCCCTGCACCACTTCTACGGCATCAAGCTGGGAGGGAAGGTGCCCATGCACAAGCTCTTTCTCGAGATGCTGGAAGCCATGATGGACTGA
- the PRDX5 gene encoding peroxiredoxin-5, mitochondrial yields MATVIQAVSMVTAWRGVAGLVLRRGRGLLRAPPLPGSKPRGTRSFGVRVAAMAPVKVGDKLPSVEVYEEDPGTKVDVAALFKGKKGILFGVPGAFTPGCSKTHLPGYVEQAGALKAKGVELIACLAVNDVFVMSEWGKAQGAQGKVRMLADPTGAFGKATELLLDKETLRDLFGTNRCKRFSMVLEDGVVKALNVEEDGTGLTCSLANHILSQL; encoded by the exons ATGGCAACTGTCATTCAGGCGGTCTCCATGGTGACCGCGTGGCGGGGTGTGGCGGGGCTGGTGCtccggcgggggcgggggctgttgcgggcgccccccctccccggctccaaGCCTAGAGGAACCAGGAGCTTCGGTGTCCGAGTAGCTGCCATGGCGCCCGTCAAG GTTGGAGACAAGCTGCCCAGTGTGGAGGTGTACGAGGAGGACCCCGGCACCAAGGTGGATGTGGCTGCACTCTTCAAGGGCAAGAAGGGGATTCTCTTCGGGGTGCCTGGTGCCTTCACCCCTGGCTGCTCCAAG acccACTTGCCGGGCTacgtggagcaggctggggcactGAAGGCCAAGGGAGTGGAGCTGATCGCCTGCCTGGCCGTGAACGATGTCTTTGTCATGAGCGAGTGGGGCAAGGCCCAAGGGGCCCAAGGCAAG gtgcGGATGCTGGCTGACCCCACCGGAGCTTTCGGAAAG GCTACGGAACTGCTGCTGGACAAGGAGACCCTGCGTGACCTCTTTGGGACCAACCGCTGCAAAAG GTTCTCCATGGTGCTGGAGGATGGTGTGGTGAAGGCTCTCAACGTGGAGGAGGATGGAACAGGGCTGACCTGCAGCCTGGCCAACCACATCCTCTCTCAACTCTGA
- the TRMT112 gene encoding multifunctional methyltransferase subunit TRM112-like protein yields MKLLTHNMLTSHVRGVQPGGGFPLRIQATEVKVNNVDFNQEFVARMIPKVEWGALVEAAESLGHLSDLPHELPPEYENNEDFLRKVHHVLLEVEVMEGILKCPDSGREFPITKGIPNMLLSEEET; encoded by the exons ATGAAGCTGCTGACGCACAACATGCTGACCTCGCACGTGCGGGGGGTGCAGCCCGGGGGGGGTTTCCCCCTCCGTATCCAG gcCACCGAGGTGAAAGTGAATAACGTGGATTTCAACCAGGAGTTCGTGGCGCGGATGATCCCCAAGGTGGAGTGGGGGGCCCTGGTGGAGGCTGCGGAGAGC CTGGGCCATCTGTCGGACCTGCCCCACGAGCTGCCCCCTGAGTACGAGAACAACGAGGACTTCCTGAGGAAGGTGCATCACGTGCTGCTGGAG GTGGAGGTGATGGAGGGGATCCTGAAGTGCCCTGATTCTGGGCGGGAGTTCCCCATCACCAAGGGCATCCCCAACATGCTGCTGAGCGAGGAGGAGACGTGA